Proteins from one Ciona intestinalis unplaced genomic scaffold, KH HT000049.2, whole genome shotgun sequence genomic window:
- the LOC100176161 gene encoding RNA-binding protein lark produces the protein MVKIFVGNIADGVTTEEMRDLFEQYGNVTECDVLGTYGFVHLATDAEAEHAIKNLDKRDVKGQQINVEKSKSGSRGRDRGGSGFRGGRGGMRGSFGYGGGYAPMVDNSATAKSARRAGCTKLHVANLPDGVYSGELRDLFSRYGYVAECDVVEDRKIAFVHIEDAAADAAIHALNGHNFKGIPLKVQMSKNQTRDLGPPGSGMRGGSRGGLGPRGGRGGMMGRGRPDYPSIARGFGRERGNGMGHDGYGSNGDSGFGSESALPPPVKDRMELLELLDRKRRLEILDPYERRLIACPDPYNLPPPPPEYLSLLRERAMVXXRLPHPPASGSALSRSLPTAGSAKSSSALTRALIARRAAVAAASVKDEPHSSSLGLGSYGETKASPSFSYSSDLYSQNAHARDY, from the exons ATGGTAAAGATATTTGTTGGAAATATTGCCGACGGTGTTACGACGGAGGAAATGCGTGATTTGTTTGAACAGTACGGAAATGTTACAGAGTGTGATGTCCTGGGAACTTACGGATTCGTTCATCTTGCTACCGATGCTGAAGCAGAACACGCAATCAa AAACCTGGATAAGAGAGATGTAAAAGGTCAGCAAATCAATgttgaaaaaagtaaaagtggATCAAGAGGTCGAGACAGGGGAGGGAGTGGTTTTCG TGGCGGAAGAGGAGGCATGCGAGGCAGTTTCGGATACGGAGGCGGATACGCGCCAATGGTTGATAATTCGGCGACCGCAAAATCGGCGCGTCGAGCGGGTTGCACAAAGCTGCATGTTGCCAATCTACCAGACGGGGTGTATTCGGGCGAACTTCGCGACTTATTTTCACGATACGGTTACGTTGCGGAGTGCGACGTTGTGGAAGACAGAAAAATCGCTTTTGTTCACATCGAAGATGCAGCTGCTGATGCTGCCATTCATGCATTGAATGGCCACAATTTTAAGGGCATTCCTTTAAAAGTACAAATGTCAAAAAATCAAACTCGTGATTTGGGTCCGCCTGGCTCTGGTATGAGGGGCGGCAGCCGGGGAGGGCTTGGTCCACGTGGAGGCCGAGGGGGTATGATGGGTCGTGGACGCCCAGACTATCCTTCTATAGCTCGGGGTTTTGGTAGGGAGCGGGGTAATGGGATGGGGCATGATGGGTATGGTTCCAATGGGGATTCTGGGTTTGGCTCTGAGTCTGCTTTGCCACCACCTGTTAAAGATAGAATGGAGTTATTAGAGCTGTTAGATCGTAAACGGCGTTTAGAGATCCTTGACCCTTATGAAAGGCGTCTTATTGCATGTCCTGATCCTTATAACTTGCCACCCCCACCCCCGGAGTATTTAAGCTTGCTCCGTGAACGCGCCATGGTTNNNNTACGGCTGCCACACCCACCAGCATCAGGATCGGCATTGAGTCGTAGCTTGCCAACTGCTGGCAGTGCAAAGTCATCAAGCGCATTAACAAGAGCTCTTATTGCGAGAAGAGCTGCTGTAGCCGCAGCATCGGTAAAAGATGAACCACACAGCTCAAGCCTTGGCTTGGGTTCATATGGTGAGACAAAAGCTTCACCCTCGTTCTCATACAGCTCTGATCTGTACAGCCAAAATGCTCATGCCCGTGACTATTGA